One region of Mangifera indica cultivar Alphonso unplaced genomic scaffold, CATAS_Mindica_2.1 Un_0050, whole genome shotgun sequence genomic DNA includes:
- the LOC123206817 gene encoding G-type lectin S-receptor-like serine/threonine-protein kinase LECRK3: MQSGSSFVFSSKSIHYNRISFFNIKMQRLHFLLIHSIFLFFLFASSVVTAQQRQSNISLGTSLRPTTNSSWPSISKLYAFGFYPRGNGYAVGIFLAGIPEKTVVWTANRDDPPLPSNTTLLLSTEGKLVLQSAQGQGTDIANQNFVSASSASMLDSGNFVLYNSSGGIIWQSFDYPTDTILPTQRLQAGNELFPSVSETDPSTGKFRLKMQRDGNLVQYPKNTDDTAPYAYYASGTDGQGDNVTLNLGVDGHLYLLNTSGVNIKNITKGYPTGGVLYLMRVDWDGIFRLYSHNLRPNGKWSVLWESSKNKCAPPGLCGVNSYCVLNDQKPDCKCLPGFASVNQSNQTSGCERDFIAESCSNGHGPVKFKIQPLENTLWEDVSYFDLSETTKEDCQQACLADCNCEAALFKSDDSTCRMQRLPLRFGRRDLGSGSKTFAFIKVGNASSDSNNVPGEEKKYLGTSLIITLSCVFGASTFVVLATCGIFIHRYQAWSYKRIPGNGNFRLCEDVAPISFTFAEIEKLTDGFKEEIGRGSSGIVYKGTMMRCNKFVAVKKLDKALAEGEREFLTEIKVIGRTHHKNLVCLLGYSFDGPNKVLVYEYMSNGSLANLLFTPEKQFNWIERIGIARDIARGILYLHDECQTQIIHCDIKPHNVLMDESGCTKIADFGLAKLLKPDQTNTFTSIRGTRGYVAPEWHQNLPITVKADVYSFGVVLLEIICCRRCMDQNFPDDQVVLEDWVYQCFDGGELRQLVGNEEIDLKQLERMVKVALWCIVDEPSLRPSMKKVLLMLEGTVDIPIPPSPTSFLTCI; encoded by the coding sequence ATGCAGTCAGGATCCTCTTTTGTATTTAGTTCCAAATCCATTCACTACAACcgtatttcattttttaacattaaaatgcagagattacattttcttttaatccattctatcttcttgttcttcttattTGCATCTTCTGTTGTTACAGCTCAACAAAGACAGTCTAATATAAGCCTGGGAACTTCTCTAAGACCTACCACAAACTCCTCATGGCCATCAATTTCTAAACTCTACGCCTTCGGATTTTATCCGCGAGGCAATGGCTATGCCGTTGGAATTTTTCTTGCCGGAATTCCTGAGAAAACTGTCGTCTGGACAGCAAACCGCGATGATCCGCCGCTCCCCAGCAACACCACTTTGCTGTTGAGTACTGAAGGCAAGCTTGTCTTGCAATCAGCACAAGGCCAAGGTACCGATATTGCCAATCAGAATTTTGTGTCTGCCTCTTCTGCTTCCATGCTGGACTCTGGAAACTTTGTGCTTTACAACTCTAGTGGAGGAATAATATGGCAGAGTTTCGACTACCCAACTGATACTATTTTGCCAACTCAACGCCTCCAGGCAGGAAATGAGTTGTTTCCAAGTGTTTCAGAAACAGATCCTTCCACAGGGAAATTCCGGCTTAAGATGCAAAGAGATGGGAACCTTGTTCAGTATCCAAAGAATACCGATGACACAGCTCCATATGCCTATTATGCGTCCGGTACAGATGGGCAAGGTGATAATGTGACACTAAACCTTGGTGTTGATGGCCATCTTTACCTGCTTAACACCAGTGGCGtcaatataaagaatattacaaAAGGGTATCCAACAGGAGGAGTACTTTATTTAATGAGAGTTGATTGGGATGGGATATTCAGATTATATTCACACAATTTGAGACCAAATGGTAAATGGTCTGTTCTGTGGGAATCGTCCAAAAATAAGTGTGCTCCTCCGGGTCTGTGTGGCGTTAACAGCTATTGTGTTTTAAATGATCAAAAACCTGACTGTAAATGTCTTCCAGGATTTGCCTCTGTGAACCAGAGCAATCAGACTTCCGGGTGTGAAAGAGATTTCATTGCAGAAAGTTGCAGCAATGGGCATGGACCTGTCAAATTCAAGATCCAACCATTGGAGAATACTCTGTGGGAAGATGTCTCATACTTTGATTTGTCAGAAACAACCAAAGAAGACTGTCAACAAGCATGTTTGGCAGACTGCAATTGCGAAGCTGCCCTCTTCAAGAGTGATGATAGTACGTGCAGAATGCAAAGGCTTCCtttgagatttggaagaagagattTGGGTAGTGGATCAAAAACTTTTGCTTTCATCAAGGTAGGAAATGCGTCCTCTGATAGTAACAATGTGCCCGGAGAGGAGAAGAAATACCTCGGAACCAGTTTGATAATTACATTGAGCTGTGTATTTGGCGCTTCTACATTTGTTGTTTTGGCAACTTGTGGGATTTTCATCCACAGATATCAAGCCTGGTCATACAAAAGAATTCCTGGAAATGGTAATTTCAGGTTATGTGAGGACGTTGCACCGATATCATTTACTTTTGCAGAGATCGAAAAACTAACTGATGGTTTCAAGGAAGAGATTGGAAGAGGATCTTCAGGTATAGTTTATAAAGGGACTATGATGCGTTGCAATAAGTTTGTAGCTGTCAAAAAATTAGATAAGGCATTAGCTGAAGGGGAGAGGGAATTCCTGACTGAGATAAAGGTAATTGGGAGAACCCATCACAAGAATTTAGTTTGTTTGCTTGGTTATTCCTTTGATGGACCCAACAAGGTGTTAGTATACGAGTACATGAGCAATGGTTCTCTTGCTAATCTACTCTTCACACctgaaaaacaatttaattggATAGAAAGAATCGGTATTGCTCGGGATATAGCGCGAGGAATTCTTTATCTGCATGATGAATGTCAAACGCAAATCATCCATTGTGATATAAAACCTCACAACGTACTCATGGATGAGAGTGGGTGCACGAAAATTGCTGACTTTGGATTGGCGAAGCTGTTGAAACCAGACCAAACTAACACTTTTACCAGCATCAGAGGAACAAGAGGATATGTTGCACCAGAATGGCATCAAAATTTACCTATTACAGTGAAAGcagatgtttatagttttggagtaGTGTTGTTAGAGATCATATGTTGTCGAAGATGTATGGACCAAAACTTTCCAGACGATCAAGTTGTTCTCGAAGATTGGGTTTACCAATGTTTTGATGGTGGTGAGTTGAGGCAACTGGTAGGAAATGAAGAGATTGATCTAAAACAACTAGAGAGAATGGTCAAAGTTGCACTTTGGTGCATTGTTGATGAGCCATCGTTGCGCCCTTCAATGAAGAAAGTTTTACTTATGCTAGAAGGAACTGTTGACATTCCAATTCCTCCAAGTCCTACTTCTTTTCTTACTTGCATCTGA
- the LOC123206819 gene encoding UPF0235 protein C15orf40 homolog yields MAPAKKGKAKAKLDESTQSLQASANKTQNDNFPSCFRFVSSTSVAITIHAKPGSKVSSITDVSDEAVGVQIDAPAKDGEANAALLEYISSGLGVKRRQVSIGSGFKSRVKIVVVEEVTPQNVFNALDKASKS; encoded by the exons ATGGCGCCAGCGAAAAAAGGCAAAGCGAAGGCGAAATTGGACGAGTCAACTCAGTCCTTGCAAGCCTCCGCTAACAAAACTCAAAACGACAATTTCCCTTCATGTTTTCGCTTCGTTTCTTCCACCTCGGTGGCCATCACCATCCACGCCAAGCCGGGCTCCAAAGTCTCCTCTATTACAG ATGTGAGTGATGAGGCTGTGGGAGTGCAAATTGACGCGCCGGCGAAGGACGGCGAAGCGAACGCGGCACTTCTCGAGTACATCAGCTCG GGTTTAGGGGTGAAAAGGAGGCAAGTGTCTATAGGTTCTGGATTTAAATCAAGGGTAAAAATTGTGGTTGTCGAAGAGGTTACTCCACAAAATGTTTTTAATGCTTTGGACAAAGCGTCAAAGTCCTAA
- the LOC123206818 gene encoding UPF0235 protein C15orf40 homolog: MAPAKKGKAKAKLDESTLSSQASANKTQNDNFPSCIRVVSSTSVAITIHAKPGSKVSSITDVSDDAVGVQIDAPAKDGEANAALLEYISSVLGVKRRQVSIGSGSKSRDKIVVVEEVTPQNVFNALDKGSKS; the protein is encoded by the exons ATGGCGCCAGCGAAAAAAGGTAAAGCGAAGGCGAAATTGGACGAGTCAACTCTGTCCTCACAAGCCTCCGCTAACAAAACTCAAAACGACAATTTCCCTTCATGTATTCGCGTTGTTTCTTCCACCTCTGTGGCCATCACCATCCACGCCAAGCCCGGCTCCAAAGTCTCCTCTATTACAG ATGTGAGTGATGACGCTGTGGGAGTGCAAATTGACGCGCCGGCGAAGGACGGCGAAGCGAACGCGGCACTTCTCGAGTACATCAGCTCG GTTTTAGGGGTGAAAAGGAGGCAAGTGTCTATAGGTTCTGGATCTAAATCAAGGGACAAAATTGTGGTTGTTGAAGAGGTTACTCCACAAAATGTTTTTAATGCTTTGGACAAAGGGTCAAAGTCCTAA